A region from the Fusarium musae strain F31 chromosome 1, whole genome shotgun sequence genome encodes:
- a CDS encoding hypothetical protein (EggNog:ENOG41) — MSMRTLRLLNLLLKYLLDDLPRSSSVAIIHPGNLQKELFTDSGAGALIRLGNRIRKTSSIKELQDIKKLEATSNSSSDSLDIAAIVDQFASILTEKNFTAYYDDAMHCMAIVMPQDQGTAILTSLSTTKSGWLDGTMENIFTGIKKDYPTLARAVSERDENLTWFFEQADGSFHQNGRVLFYFGSDMHSVALSPVYKNFVSGRASLGDSNLESGGTA; from the exons ATGTCAATGCGGACGTTACGGCTGCTGAACTTGCTC CTGAAGTATCTTCTCGACGATCTTCCCCGAAGCTCTAGCGTGGCTATCATCCACCCTGGTAACCTTCAAAAGGAACTATTTACTGACTCTGGCGCTGGTGCACTCATCCGCTTGGGCAACCGCATTCGAAAGACTTCCTCGATCAAGGAACTGCAAgatatcaagaagcttgaagctACGTCAAACAGCAGCTCCGACAGTCTTGACATTGCGGCTATCGTGGATCAATTCGCCAGCATACTAACAGAGAAGAACTTTACTGCCTACTATGATGATGCTATGCATTGCATGGCTATTGTCATGCCTCAGGACCAAGGTACGGCTATACTGACGAGTCTGTCTACTACCAAGTCTGGCTGGCTTGACGGTACGATGGAGAATATCTTTACTGGTATCAAGAAGGACTACCCTACTCTGGCTCGGGCTGTTAGTGAGAGAGACGAGAACTTGACCTGGTTCTTTGAACAGGCTGATGGCAGTTTCCACCAAAACGGCAGAGTTCTCTTCTACTTCGGGAGCGACATGCACTCAGTGGCTCTCAGTCCTGTATACAAGAACTTTGTGTCTGGTCGAGCTTCGCTTGGCGACTCCAACCTTGAAAGCGGCGGAACAGCTTGA
- the PRO11 gene encoding pro11 protein (EggNog:ENOG41): MGPNAGNGVGGLEMGPMMQGNGSNIPQATEYTLQGVMRFLQTEWHRHERDRNSWEIEKQEMKSRIANLEGQARRADATQRVLRKYVTMLERKVKEQTAQLQGREAVDAETAAKNDRAAKIQEKLRSTLEDMPVPGVDGVNYEKLDRGDEEAQRQDLKTFLDQCQSEFMYLMITPANPQPPRESPPLPIMEDLREVEAFGMPAPQQQFQLPTRNAQNHSQEMNSRVSQQNHAPHGQNQQQHFGQKQEHQPQPMVRSEHPPVMYQNSNDWPAPVSVTSRPVEDHMPQANHAAEVLGGMDDSAELREKHSAQPENDGWEFPEGTFPEPGNSQPNSQPNRPDTDAFPTADNLPKSPSRRDSSHRRKGSMSRRRSADHELALAAQKAESGNFKLRFGLRGHLDTVRTIIFSGGGSPGEPEICTGGDDGMIKRFHIPRLDGHPGGLAHTASDLDVTANFTHRGHAGAILCLTSWSPSPNFSTGGRAQGDGWIFSGGQDATIRVWERGRVDPKATLEGHTDAVWAICVLPATLGQIFGSSSPYGSTDRILVVSGAADGSVRLWSVSAPPQLSSPQPGTNRAMTGRGGRVRGNSMSSGSGFSNTPQPTIASNSPFNHTLVHNISRSDGSTASPTCITPLGTTGESFVVSYSDAAIIVYDTRTGEQIGNMDSLETYDQSNKTSVNAVVATTIGLDQANQNHSGSIGEEDASPGATGGGRSMAGSGVEGTIISGHEDRFIRFFDANSGQCTYNMIAHPDAISSLSLSPDGRELVSAGHDASLRFWSLEKRTCTQEVTSHRVMRGEGICACVWSQDGKWVVSAGGDGVVKVFAR, from the exons ATGGGCCCTAATGCTGGCAACGGCGTGGGCGGCCTGGAAATGGGACCTATGATGCAGGGCAATGGCTCCAACATCCCCCAGGCCACCGAGTACACCCTCCAGGGCGTCATGCGATTCCTGCAGACCGAATGGCACAGACATGAGCGCGATAGGAACTCGtgggagattgagaagcaggagatgaagagccgCATCGCCAACCTCGAGGGTCAGGCGCGGAGGGCCGATGCTACTCAGCGCGTGCTGAGGAAATACGTGACTATGCTGGAGCGAAAGGTTAAGGAGCAGACGGCTCAGCTTCAGGGTCGGGAGGCGGTTGATGCAGAGACGGCGGCTAAGAATGACCGGGCTGCAAAGATACAAGAGAAGCTTAGAT CTACCTTGGAGGATATGCCAGTGCCCGGTGTCGATGGTGTTAACTATGAGAAGCTCGACCGAGGTGACGAGGAAGCTCAACGACAAGATCTTAAGACCTTTCTTGATCAATGTCAATCCGAATTTATGTACCTTATGATTACCCCCGCGAACCCGCAGCCACCTCGAGAATCTCCCCCGCTACCGATCATGGAGGACCTGCGAGAAGTTGAGGCTTTTGGCATGCCAGCTCCCCAGCAGCAGTTTCAGCTACCTACACGAAATGCTCAGAATCACTCTCAAGAAATGAACTCGAGGGTATCTCAGCAGAATCATGCGCCTCATGGTCAaaaccagcagcaacactTTGGTCAGAAGCAAGAACACCAGCCTCAGCCAATGGTGCGGTCCGAGCATCCACCCGTCATGTATCAAAACTCTAATGACTGGCCTGCGCCCGTGTCAGTAACATCCCGACCGGTTGAGGATCACATGCCACAAGCAAACCATGCAGCAGAGGTTTTGGGTGGAATGGATGATTCTGCTGAACTTAGAGAGAAACACTCTGCACAACCTGAGAATGATGGGTGGGAGTTCCCCGAGGGTACATTCCCTGAACCTGGAAACTCGCAGCCCAACTCTCAACCTAACCGCCCTGATACCGATGCTTTCCCTACCGCTGATAACCTCCCCAAGTCGCCGAGCCGACGAGATAGCTCCCACCGACGAAAAGGCTCCATGTCTAGAAGACGAAGTGCCGATCATGAGCTAGCCTTGGCTGCCCAAAAAGCTGAGAGTGGTAATTTCAAGCTCAGATTTGGACTCCGAGGTCACCTCGACACTGTTCGCACAATCATATTCTCTGGAGGCGGTAGCCCCGGCGAGCCAGAAATCTGTACTGGAGGAGACGACGGTATGATCAAGCGCTTCCACATTCCTCGATTGGATGGTCACCCTGGAGGTCTTGCGCACACAGCGTCAGACCTTGATGTTACAGCCAACTTTACACACCGTGGTCACGCAGGAGCAATTCTGTGTTTGACATCGTGGTCACCCTCGCCGAATTTCTCAACTGGAGGTCGCGCACAAGGCGACGGCTGGATATTCTCCGGCGGCCAAGATGCGACCATTCGAGTTTGGGAGCGTGGAAGGGTTGATCCCAAGGCGACTCTTGAGGGACACACTGATGCAGTCTGGGCCATATGTGTTCTACCAGCAACTCTTGGTCAAATATTCGGAAGCTCAAGTCCCTACGGTAGCACGGATCGTATCTTGGTTGTTTCGGGTGCTGCAGACGGCAGTGTTCGTTTGTGGTCAGTGAGCGCACCTCCTCAGCTGAGCTCACCACAACCTGGAACAAACCGAGCCATGACCGGCCGCGGAGGCAGAGTCCGTGGTAACTCGATGAGCTCCGGCAGTGGATTCTCCAATACTCCCCAACCTACCATCGCCTCTAACTCGCCCTTCAACCATACCCTTGTACACAACATCTCGAGATCTGACGGCTCCACCGCCAGTCCGACGTGCATCACACCTTTGGGTACCACTGGAGAGTCGTTCGTCGTCTCGTACTCAGATGCCGCCATTATCGTTTATGACACCCGAACCGGTGAACAGATCGGCAACATGGACAGCCTTGAAACATATGATCAGTCAAACAAGACCAGCGTTAATGCCGTTGTGGCTACGACAATCGGTCTCGATCAGGCTAACCAGAACCACAGTGGTAGCATaggggaagaagatgccaGCCCAGGTGCCACTGGAGGTGGACGTTCCATGGCTGGTTCAGGTGTCGAGGGAACTATCATTTCTGGCCACGAAGACCGCTTCATCCGGTTCTTCGATGCCAACAGCG GCCAATGTACATATAACATGATCGCTCACCCTGACGCCATTTCCAGTCTATCCCTCAGTCCTGACGGTCGTGAACTCGTCAGCGCGGGTCACGACGCCTCCCTCCGTTTCTGGAGTCTCGAGAAGCGCACCTGCACGCAAGAAGTGACGAGTCACCGCGTGATGCGCGGCGAGGGCATCTGCGCCTGCGTGTGGAGTCAAGATGGTAAATGGGTAGTCAGCGCTGGCGGCGACGGCGTGGTCAAGGTGTTTGCACGATAA
- a CDS encoding hypothetical protein (BUSCO:EOG092641G3) codes for MERPSTPPRATKPAPTITPPTPEVTKRIEENRLRAKAIRDQREAEQRATGTAPEIPKSSGGFVPTKDVYISKTADGKRPYSSISTTDAPKGTNRDGRNKGDEEALRPARKFTKFVDYNMSAMTDTKGGFLSTEDDPHNYALGGKKPGQSEDDQRPKHMSVQEWERLQLIRNLKRLKSGPFEPGLSVLTDDETRKKCQDCKSLEIDFVWEEVFHICVCNKCKEKYPEKYSLLTKTECKEDYLLTDPELRDPELLPHLSKPNPHKSHWHDMMLFLRCQVEEYAIKTKWGSSEALDAEYERRETQKKARKEAKFKEKLLDLKKKTRTDAFRRQAGNLSKYGASKFGDAIGGGRHVHEWGRTVENEDGMTIKTCVDCGMEVEELEF; via the exons ATGGAACGGCCGTCTACACCACCTCGGGCAACAAAGCCTGCACCCACCATCACTCCGCCGACCCCAGAAGTTACGAAGCGCATA GAAGAGAACCGACTCCGCGCAAAGGCGATCCGAGACCAGCGTGAAGCTGAACAACGAGCGACTGGCACCGCACCCGAAATCCCGAAGAGCTCTGGAGGTTTCGTGCCAACAAAAGACGTTTACATCTCTAAAACTGCCGACGGAAAGCGACCGTACAGTTCTATCTCTACAACAGATGCCCCTAAGGGAACGAATCGAGATGGGCGTAACAAAGGCGATGAGGAGGCTTTGCGGCCGGCACGCAAGTTCACAAAGTTCGTCGATTACAACATGAGCGCCATGACAGATACGAAGGGTGGTTTCTTATCGACGGAAGATGATCCGCATAACTATGCTCTGGGTGGCAAGAAGCCTGGACAGTCCGAGGATGACCAGCGACCGAAGCATATGAGCGTTCAGGAGTGGGAGAGATTACAGCTGATACGAAACTTGAAGAGGCTAAAATCTGGCCCTTTTGAGCCCGGGCTGAGTGTGCTCACGGACGACGAGACTCGGAAGAAGTGCCAGGATTGCAAGAGCTTGGAGATTGACTTTGTCTGGGAAGAAGTCTTCCATATCTGTGTTTGCAACAAGTGCAAGGAGAAATATCCAGAAAAGTACTCGTTGCTGACCAAGACTGAGTGCAAGGAGGATTATCTGCTTACAGACC CCGAGCTACGAGATCCAGAGTTACTACCACATCTCTCAAAGCCAAACCCTCACAAATCCCATTGGCACGACATGATGCTCTTCCTTCGATGTCAAGTAGAAGAATACGCGATCAAGACGAAGTGGGGGTCATCAGAAGCCTTGGACGCTGAATATGAGCGACGAGAAACACAAAAGAAGGCTCgcaaggaagccaagttcAAAGAGAAGCTACTTGACttgaagaaaaagacaagaaCGGACGCTTTTCGCAGACAGGCTGGCAATTTGAGCAAGTACGGTGCAAGCAAGTTTGGAGATGCAATAGGAGGTGGACGGCATGTTCACGAATGGGGAAGAACGGTTGAGAACGAGGATGGGATGACGATCAAGACATGTGTTGATTGTGGTATGGAAGTAGAGGAGCTAGAGTTTTGA
- a CDS encoding hypothetical protein (EggNog:ENOG41), with protein MALSPQITNLIIILGMMQVSKRVPFDDPFVLNVVRAVYLASNVIIAALYFYTQLKINKKKDLTTLKYVEPAPMGSTEEGKLVTTTIHAYDNQQIRTAFRGQAMGMAMMAFMHIYMKYTNPLLIQSIIPLKSAFENNMVKIHVLGQPAAGDLKRPFKQPQGFMSAMQGGPAQSDKKAVEAAERAGRGGAKEE; from the exons ATGGCTCTCTCCCCTCAGAT TACCAACCTGATCATCATTTTGGGTATGATGCAGGTGTCGAAGCGTGTTCCCTTCGACGACCCTTTCGTACTCAACGTCGTTCGCGCCGTTTACCTCGCCAGCAACGTCATCATTGCTGCTCTCTACTTCTACACCCAGctgaagatcaacaagaagaagg ACCTCACAACCCTCAAGTATGTCGAGCCCGCCCCCATGGGCTCCACTGAGGAGGGCAAGCttgtcaccaccaccatccacGCCTACGACAACCAGCAGATCCGCACCGCTTTCCGTGGCCAGGCTATGggcatggccatgatggccttCATGCACATCTACATGAAGTACACCAACCCTCTCCTCATCCAGAGCATCATCCCTCTCAAGAGCGCCTTCGAGAACAACATGGTCAAGATCCACGTCCTCGGCCAGCCTGCCGCCGGTGACCTCAAGCGTCCCTTCAAGCAGCCCCAGGGTTTCATGAGCGCCATGCAGGGTGGCCCCGCCCAGAGCGACAAGAAGGccgttgaggctgctgagcgcGCTGGCCGTGGTGGTGCCAAGGAGGAGTAA
- a CDS encoding hypothetical protein (EggNog:ENOG41), with protein MFGTWKYDPETDEVQSVRNGFDPVTARSSSHQACDRCHEKKLKCSGDKNGCERCRSNGLRCEYTRSGSKSSKKKSSPRKSNDGDSPSSSSSRRGGSSSKRSSKHHGHSSRIVTSGDEAGGVLSQFDFSQLSPEDGFDLNLLSSADQSAGGYATAGPSGDQYSMQGYDTSYQQWDASGYSQGYSNEAWGGEYDQSAYTHDPRYYHGGR; from the exons ATGTTTGGTACTTGGAAGTACGATCCTGAGACGGATGAGGTCCAGAGCGTTCGCAATGGCTTCGACCCTGTCACGGCCCGCTCAAGTTCCCACCAGGCTTGCGATCGCTGTCATGAGAAGAAG CTCAAGTGCAGTGGAGACAAGAATGGCTGCGAACGATGTCGGAGCAATGGTCTTCGCTGCGAGTACACACGCTCAGGCTCCAAGTCttccaagaagaaaagcagTCCTCGCAAGTCCAACGACGGCGACAGTCCATCGAGCTCCAGCTCCCGACGAGGGGGCAGCTCTTCCAAGCGGTCTAGCAAGCATCACGGACACTCGTCTCGCATAGTCACCTCGGGGGACGAAGCAGGGGGTGTTCTGAGCCAGTTCGACTTCTCACAGCTCAGCCCTGAAGACGGGTTCGATCTCAACTTGCTCTCGAGCGCTGACCAGAGCGCCGGAGGCTATGCCACGGCTGGACCCTCGGGAGACCAGTACAGCATGCAAGGCTATGACACGAGCTATCAGCAGTGGGATGCATCAGGGTACTCGCAGGGCTACTCGAATGAAGCCTGGGGCGGCGAGTATGACCAGAGTGCTTACACCCATGATCCGCGATACTATCACGGCGGACGCTAG
- the NMT1_1 gene encoding glycylpeptide N-tetradecanoyltransferase (EggNog:ENOG41), with protein MSTDKITFLTNWHATPYHAPLYLAQAKGYFKEEGIKVALLEPNDPSDVTEIIGTGKVDLGFKAMIHTLAAKARNFPVQSIGSLLDEPFTGVVYLKDSGITTDFRTLKGKRIGYVGEFGKIQIDELTSHYGMTPDDYTAVRCGMNVSKAIIKGEIDAGIGLENVQMVELEEWLSAQGRPKDDVQMLRIDELAELGCCCFCTILYIGNEKFLAENPEKVRSFLRAVKKATDFVLAEPEKAWAEYVDFKPVMGTALNRKIFERSFAYFSKDLKNVKRDWEKVTKYGKRLGVLDESFEPNYTNSYLEWTLSGESSDPTGDQKRIAQLQKDVAASGGFHRLQAEVKA; from the exons ATGTCGACTGACAAGATCACTTTCCTCACCAACTG GCACGCTACGCCTTACCACGCGCCGCTGTACCTGGCTCAGGCCAAGGGATACTTTAAGGAGGAGGGAATCAAAgttgctcttcttgagccCAACGACCCTAGT GATGTCACTGAGATCATTGGTACTGGCAAGGTTGACCTTGGCTTCAAAGCCATGATTCACACTCTGGCTGCCAAGGCTCGAAACTTCCCCGTCCAGTCCATTGGTAGTCTTCTCGACGAGCCATTCACTGGCGTCGTCTACCTCAAGGACTCTGGCATCACCACCGACTTCCGCACCCTCAAGGGCAAGCGCATCGGCTATGTCGGTGAATTTGGCAAGATCCAGATCGATGAGCTCACCTCGCACTACGGCATGACTCCTGACGACTACACTGCCGTGCGTTGTGGTATGAACGtctccaaggccatcatcaaGGGCGAAATCGACGCCGGTATCGGCCTGGAGAACGTTCAGATGGTTGAGCTCGAGGAGTGGCTCTCCGCCCAGGGCCGTCCCAAAGATGATGTCCAGATGCTCCGTATCGACGAACTCGCCGagcttggctgctgctgcttctgcacCATCCTCTACATCGGTAATGAGAAGTTCCTCGCCGAGAACCCCGAGAAAGTCCGCTCGTTCCTCCGCGCGGTGAAGAAGGCCACTGATTTTGTTCTCGCTGAGCCCGAGAAGGCGTGGGCTGAGTACGTCGACTTCAAGCCCGTCATGGGTACCGCGCTCAACCGCAAGATCTTTGAGCGCAGCTTTGCCTACTTCAGCAAGGACCTCAAGAACGTCAAGCGTGACTGGGAGAAGGTCACCAAGTACGGCAAGCGCCTGGGTGTTCTGGACGAGAGCTTTGAGCCCAACTACACCAACTCGTACCTCGAGTGGACTCTTTCTGGAGAGTCTAGCGACCCTACTGGAGACCAGAAGCGTATTGCTCAGCTCCAGAAGGATGTCGCTGCTTCTGGTGGCTTTCACCGTCTTCAGGCTGAGGTCAAGGCTTGA
- a CDS encoding hypothetical protein (EggNog:ENOG41) yields MAPSAVETQAPAVDAQKVKLYPGHVEGVYKEFAPVVYRREAEEKGIDGHAAAKYPNYLPTWNKDQVYPPLVPFEHYEHGKDADPTFPNLLKPTTKISHLTPTIGTEIDGIQLSTLSDAGKDELARYVAERKVVAFRNQDFADLPISEALKFGGYFGRHHIHPTSGSPEGHPEIHLVHRSAGDKSYEEFFKTRVSSVAWHSDITYEQQPPGTTFLYVLDNPDTGGDTLFANTVEAYNRLSPTFQKLLHGLKATHSGIEQVNASVKKGSIKRREPVVNEHPIVRTHPVTGEKSLFVNPQFTRSIVGLKKEESDAILNFLYEHIAWGADFHARVRWQEKTVVVWDNRSVQHTALLDWHSGQRRHLARITPQAERPYETPFEG; encoded by the exons atggctccCTCAGCTGTTGAGACTCAGGCCCCTGCAGTAGATGCCCAGAAAGTAAAGCTCTACCCCGGCCATGTCGAGGGCGTATACAAGGAATTTGCCCCCGTCGTATACCGTCGTGAAGCCGAAGAGAAAGGCATCGATGGCCACGCAGCCGCAAAG TATCCAAACTATCTCCCAACATGGAACAAAGACCAAGTCTACCCTCCCCTCGTACCCTTCGAACACTACGAACATGGCAAAGACGCAGATCCAACATTCCCAAACCTCCTCAAGCCCACCACAAAGATATCCCACCTCACACCCACAATCGGCACTGAGATAGACGGCATCCAACTAAGCACCCTCTCCGACGCCGGAAAAGATGAACTAGCCCGCTACGTCGCCGAGCGTAAAGTCGTCGCCTTCCGCAACCAAGACTTCGCCGACCTGCCCATCTCCGAAGCCCTCAAGTTCGGCGGTTACTTTGGCCGCCATCACATCCATCCTACTTCAGGCTCACCAGAGGGCCATCCGGAGATCCATCTCGTGCATAGAAGTGCGGGTGACAAGTCGTACGAGGAGTTCTTCAAGACGCGTGTTAGCTCTGTGGCGTGGCATTCGGATATTACGTATGAGCAGCAGCCGCCGGGAACGACGTTTCTTTATGTCCTTGATAACCCTGACACTGGCGGTGATACCCTCTTTGCGAATACTGTTGAGGCGTATAATAGGTTGTCACCGACGTTTCAGAAGTTGTTGCATGGACTTAAGGCGACGCATTCTGGGATTGAGCAGGTTAATGCTAGTGTGAAGAAGGGGAGTATCAAGAGACGTGAACCGGTCGTTAACGAGCATCCTATTGTGCGAACACACCCTGTTACCGGGGAGAAGTCGCTCTTTGTCAATCCTCAGT TCACGCGAAGCATCGTCGGtctcaagaaggaagagtcAGATGCCATTCTCAACTTCTTGTATGAGCACATCGCTTGGGGCGCTGACTTCCATGCTCGTGTGAGATGGCAGGAAAAGACTGTTGTTGTTTGGGATAACAGATCAGTTCAGCATACTGCTCTTCTTGACTGGCACTCTGGTCAACGACGACATCTTGCTCGCATCACACCACAGGCTGAGAGGCCTTATGAGACCCCTTTCGAGGGTTAG